A single region of the Oenococcus kitaharae DSM 17330 genome encodes:
- a CDS encoding ABC transporter ATP-binding protein, whose product MIEVKNIIKTINHKTVLDNLSLTFETGKIYGLKGRNGAGKTMLLRAIAGLIRLDSGSITIDGKVLHRDIDFPSELGLLIENNNVLPEFTLRKNLLLLAKIRKVASPEMIDATIKRVGLDPTDKRKVRQYSLGMKQRAAIAQALFEKPKLILLDEPTNAIDIEGVKEMRRIFEAEKEAGATIILASHNPEDLSILADQVFNMEEGKLV is encoded by the coding sequence ATGATTGAAGTTAAAAATATTATCAAAACCATTAACCATAAGACGGTCTTAGACAATCTATCTTTGACCTTCGAGACTGGCAAAATTTATGGGCTAAAAGGCCGAAACGGTGCTGGCAAAACGATGCTGCTGCGAGCGATTGCCGGCTTAATCCGTTTGGACTCAGGCAGTATTACTATTGATGGGAAAGTCCTGCACCGAGATATTGATTTTCCGTCTGAACTTGGTTTGCTCATTGAAAACAATAATGTTCTGCCGGAATTCACTTTAAGAAAAAATCTCCTTTTACTGGCTAAAATTCGCAAAGTGGCTAGTCCGGAAATGATTGATGCGACAATCAAACGCGTGGGGTTGGATCCTACAGATAAGCGAAAGGTGCGTCAATATTCTTTAGGTATGAAGCAGCGGGCCGCGATTGCGCAAGCCCTGTTTGAAAAACCGAAATTGATTTTATTAGATGAACCGACTAATGCGATTGATATTGAGGGCGTGAAAGAAATGCGCCGAATCTTTGAAGCGGAAAAGGAAGCCGGTGCCACGATTATTCTAGCAAGTCATAATCCAGAAGACTTGTCCATCTTGGCAGATCAGGTCTTCAATATGGAAGAAGGTAAATTAGTATGA
- a CDS encoding ABC transporter ATP-binding protein — METVLHIKHLQKNFGKTQALKDISFDVHKGEVFAFIGPNGAGKSTTIRIALGLLKKSGGEISLFGKDVFKNPVEIHKNLAYVPGDVSLWPNLTGGQTIDLLLRLGGQKRSHKTWDLIKEFDLDPSKRNRTYSKGNRQKVALIAAFSADVDFYIFDEPTSGLDPLQELNFQQEILKLKAAGKTILLSSHILSEIEKIVDRLAIIRQGKIIEVGALADLKHLSALNVSALVKEKADKLAAMPGVRAFKQDGSRINFTIDREHLSEMMQVLAALSVTDLQVTPPSLEELFLHFYDGGQKKVS, encoded by the coding sequence ATGGAAACAGTTTTGCATATTAAACATCTACAAAAGAATTTTGGTAAAACGCAGGCTTTAAAAGACATTAGCTTCGATGTACATAAAGGCGAGGTCTTTGCTTTTATCGGCCCCAATGGTGCTGGAAAATCGACAACCATCCGAATTGCGTTGGGATTATTAAAAAAATCCGGCGGCGAAATCAGTTTGTTTGGCAAGGATGTCTTTAAAAACCCAGTCGAAATTCACAAGAATCTCGCCTATGTACCCGGAGACGTCAGCTTGTGGCCGAATTTGACCGGTGGTCAGACGATTGATCTGCTTTTAAGGCTCGGAGGCCAAAAGCGTTCGCACAAGACGTGGGACTTAATCAAAGAATTTGATCTTGACCCTAGCAAAAGGAATCGTACCTATTCTAAAGGAAATCGGCAGAAGGTCGCCTTGATTGCGGCTTTCTCAGCTGATGTCGACTTCTATATTTTTGATGAACCGACCAGCGGCCTTGATCCCTTGCAGGAATTGAATTTCCAACAAGAAATTCTAAAGCTGAAAGCAGCTGGTAAGACAATCCTGCTCTCATCACACATCTTGTCGGAAATTGAAAAAATCGTTGACCGTTTGGCCATCATTCGACAGGGCAAAATCATCGAAGTCGGTGCTTTGGCCGATTTGAAACATCTTTCTGCTTTGAATGTCAGCGCCCTCGTCAAAGAAAAAGCGGATAAACTGGCTGCAATGCCTGGGGTACGAGCTTTCAAACAAGATGGCAGCCGGATTAATTTCACGATTGACCGCGAACACCTGTCAGAAATGATGCAGGTGCTGGCGGCTCTCTCCGTGACAGATTTACAGGTCACACCGCCAAGCCTAGAAGAATTATTCCTTCACTTTTATGATGGTGGCCAAAAGAAGGTGAGCTGA
- a CDS encoding type II toxin-antitoxin system PemK/MazF family toxin: protein MTPSSQINYIPDQQDIIYIDFNPSVGEEIRKRRPALVLSSQNYSRVTDLAVVCPITSSEDNRLKDFFIPVSGASTVHGYINPLQFHTFDYKKRHAQKVGLLPTSSFIEAKQTILDLLE, encoded by the coding sequence TTGACACCGAGTTCTCAGATTAACTATATTCCGGATCAGCAGGATATTATCTATATTGACTTCAATCCCTCCGTCGGTGAAGAAATTAGAAAACGCCGTCCAGCTCTCGTTCTCAGCAGCCAAAATTATTCTCGCGTGACTGATTTAGCTGTCGTCTGTCCAATAACAAGTTCCGAAGATAATCGTTTGAAAGATTTTTTCATTCCTGTTTCTGGCGCTTCCACCGTCCACGGCTATATCAATCCACTGCAATTTCATACTTTCGATTACAAAAAGCGTCATGCACAAAAAGTCGGTCTGCTTCCCACCTCATCTTTTATTGAGGCTAAACAGACTATTTTGGATCTTCTTGAATAG
- the mazE gene encoding type II toxin-antitoxin system PemI/MazE family antitoxin produces the protein MIGATVKIRKSGNSNILTLPKEIKPTAKEFTVFQGRDGEIVYTPKKTNPFKDEKWVQAHEHLTQKEAFGGSDFDTEFSD, from the coding sequence ATGATTGGTGCCACAGTTAAAATTAGAAAATCCGGCAACTCAAATATTCTGACACTGCCTAAAGAGATAAAGCCAACTGCCAAAGAGTTTACCGTTTTCCAGGGTCGTGATGGTGAAATTGTCTATACACCCAAGAAAACCAACCCTTTCAAAGATGAAAAATGGGTCCAAGCACACGAACACTTAACCCAAAAAGAAGCGTTTGGAGGTTCGGATTTTGACACCGAGTTCTCAGATTAA
- a CDS encoding cytidine deaminase, whose product MNKEIVQEQALFDQVKQNLEAHYPTGWGGSAGVLLEDGSILTSISPDFPNAASSVCMELGSYLQAANLNKKITHSLCLVRENEKSAFQVLTPCGICQERLNFWGDQVLCAVEIDKHHSVQYLPLKELQPHHWLNVYREQ is encoded by the coding sequence ATGAACAAAGAAATTGTACAAGAACAAGCGTTATTTGACCAGGTGAAGCAGAATTTAGAAGCACATTATCCAACAGGCTGGGGTGGTTCCGCTGGTGTTTTACTGGAAGATGGTTCAATTTTGACCAGTATATCACCGGATTTTCCCAACGCCGCTTCGTCCGTCTGCATGGAATTGGGTTCTTATCTGCAAGCGGCCAATTTGAACAAAAAAATAACTCACAGTCTGTGTTTGGTCCGGGAAAACGAGAAATCAGCTTTCCAAGTATTGACGCCTTGCGGTATTTGCCAAGAACGACTTAACTTTTGGGGCGACCAGGTTCTTTGTGCGGTTGAGATTGACAAACATCATTCAGTCCAATATCTTCCTTTAAAAGAACTCCAGCCGCATCATTGGCTGAATGTGTATCGGGAACAGTAG
- a CDS encoding MFS transporter, with product MPNLSNKHKKFFINLLLATSFTFSISQSAMTTIYPTLMQRFSVPIASVQWLTTGFMLIMVLMMPLSPWFLKNLPFKNFLLALQLIFMVGTLIAIYAPNFDLLMVGRLLEGISVGLLFPSFQSVILSITPSENRAAQMGAVGLVMGSALAVGPIVSGVILQAFNWQSVFAFFLLVLLVLFLLSLKYISNVMPKEPYHFDWISSLSLVGLLMVLYALQTLSSGIRVWLLILLIAGLLLTAYFVYRQLTVKNPLLDLHVLAKSAFRLGMFLTAGSYIGLIVTTVLMPLYFQRILNLNSLWSGLLMVPAALSLSILNRRSAKVMAQFGLKRTMLIGASMIFIGFAGLSLIVELKNWLFAVIFAALVESGNAFMMMPAVTYANNALDDDLIPHGTALITTVRQVAGVIGVLIVSQVLSVVSRPRQVSMIGMLAALIVCSVFAAILLYLVLRIKRQKTTNV from the coding sequence ATGCCAAATTTATCAAATAAACACAAGAAATTTTTTATCAACTTATTATTAGCAACCAGTTTTACATTTTCGATCAGTCAGTCAGCTATGACAACCATTTACCCGACTTTAATGCAGCGTTTTTCTGTACCGATTGCAAGTGTCCAGTGGTTAACGACAGGCTTTATGCTGATCATGGTCTTGATGATGCCTTTATCGCCTTGGTTTTTGAAAAATCTGCCCTTTAAAAATTTTTTGTTAGCTTTACAGCTTATTTTTATGGTTGGCACCTTAATTGCAATCTACGCACCAAACTTTGATCTGCTGATGGTAGGCCGCTTATTAGAAGGCATCTCGGTCGGACTCTTATTTCCCAGTTTCCAGTCTGTGATTCTATCGATCACACCATCGGAGAATCGCGCCGCTCAAATGGGGGCAGTCGGATTGGTGATGGGTTCTGCGTTAGCTGTTGGACCAATTGTCTCCGGTGTCATTTTGCAGGCTTTTAATTGGCAATCCGTTTTCGCTTTTTTCTTACTAGTCCTGCTGGTCTTATTTCTGCTGTCCCTCAAATATATCAGTAATGTCATGCCGAAAGAACCTTATCATTTCGACTGGATCTCATCTTTATCTTTAGTGGGGCTGTTAATGGTCTTATACGCTTTGCAAACATTATCTTCAGGTATCCGTGTCTGGCTGCTCATTTTATTAATTGCCGGTCTTCTACTAACTGCTTACTTTGTTTATCGGCAGCTGACAGTCAAAAATCCCCTCTTGGATTTGCATGTACTAGCCAAGTCTGCTTTTCGGCTTGGCATGTTTCTGACGGCTGGATCCTATATCGGTTTAATCGTGACAACGGTTTTAATGCCGCTGTATTTTCAAAGAATCCTGAATTTGAATAGTCTATGGTCAGGCCTTTTAATGGTGCCGGCGGCGTTAAGCTTAAGCATTTTGAACCGCCGCTCGGCCAAGGTCATGGCACAATTTGGTCTGAAACGCACCATGCTGATTGGTGCGTCCATGATCTTTATTGGCTTCGCAGGTCTTTCATTAATCGTTGAACTGAAAAACTGGTTGTTTGCCGTCATCTTTGCCGCATTGGTTGAATCAGGAAACGCCTTTATGATGATGCCGGCCGTCACTTATGCAAACAACGCTTTAGATGATGACTTGATTCCCCACGGCACTGCTTTGATAACCACCGTTAGACAAGTAGCAGGCGTCATCGGTGTCTTAATTGTGAGTCAAGTGCTGTCCGTGGTTTCTCGTCCTAGACAAGTCTCAATGATCGGGATGCTGGCTGCTTTGATCGTATGCAGCGTCTTTGCTGCGATTTTGTTGTATCTGGTCTTGCGGATTAAACGGCAAAAAACCACTAATGTTTAA
- a CDS encoding TetR/AcrR family transcriptional regulator: MSGKREKNKSQQRDKILQAAYAVFNQIGYQAAKVSQIAQTAHVSQVTLYKYFASKRLLFKALLKDLIQRELANMKQALSDLSVDQPQNFLKVIQFSQQETREFSKVFFEDVVAEYQGQNGDHEIYDYYEQELTVFWQYMIAQVRSSGYIASRINDQSLMLYFKIWTSYFADPKNSRWAQGIDLKTWVTQLTDLFYFGLLNVNDDKRQEMLKDLYEN; the protein is encoded by the coding sequence ATGTCAGGAAAACGCGAAAAAAATAAGTCCCAGCAACGGGACAAAATTTTACAAGCTGCTTATGCTGTTTTCAATCAGATTGGTTATCAAGCTGCCAAAGTGAGTCAGATTGCCCAGACGGCTCACGTATCGCAAGTGACTTTATATAAGTATTTTGCTTCCAAGCGGCTGCTTTTTAAGGCTTTACTGAAAGATTTGATCCAGCGTGAATTGGCAAATATGAAACAAGCCCTATCTGATTTGTCTGTCGATCAGCCGCAAAATTTCTTAAAAGTCATTCAGTTTTCCCAACAAGAGACGCGGGAGTTCTCCAAAGTATTTTTTGAAGATGTTGTCGCCGAATACCAAGGGCAAAATGGCGATCACGAGATTTATGACTATTATGAACAGGAATTGACCGTTTTTTGGCAATATATGATCGCCCAGGTCCGAAGCAGCGGCTATATCGCTTCGCGAATCAATGATCAATCGCTGATGCTGTATTTTAAGATTTGGACCAGTTATTTTGCCGATCCGAAGAATAGCCGCTGGGCGCAGGGAATTGATCTGAAGACCTGGGTGACACAATTGACTGATTTGTTTTATTTTGGTTTGCTGAATGTCAATGATGATAAACGGCAGGAAATGTTAAAGGACCTGTATGAAAACTGA
- a CDS encoding ABC transporter permease, with amino-acid sequence MFANMFSKNGLILKAALKRDSTFIIVWILAIAAALLAGASKFNGIYGNRKAIASIIVTLKTPAMTSIFGVPPTGSGISTGQIFIAMMLVFTGIFTVIPNILLAVRTTRAQEDKGVTEIIRATAVGRLAPFSAAVLEIIIFNLILMIISYLSIWAANITGMTSEMISLFSLETVLVGLMFGAAALLAAQIFNSSQAANSASFIFFAICYAVRMATDVSAAKWTWLSLFGWVELGKIGTQNDLKVVWLMLALTVVFAALAFQIAGHRDLNAALIQSGRGPVTAPRFLSNLNRLSFYLQKYIALIWIFANVATAAMYASIFPQISDLLKINPSIAQIIGSDQVRQVSSQILLQFIAMISYFLILLAIIPGIQMIAKINSDTAKGLTELVYAKKTSRGGLLLSYVLPALTTTILADLGAVYTMALIGNALLKHGLPISHFNELALGLMPGILTFLALALFLIAWLPRIVSVLYAYLGLSFFLLYFHNMLKLPNWVLTITPLGWMRDLPVKNIDWPLWWLQWIIMMILVVISAWGFYRRDLI; translated from the coding sequence ATGTTTGCAAACATGTTTTCAAAAAACGGCTTAATCTTAAAAGCAGCACTCAAGCGAGACAGCACTTTTATCATCGTGTGGATCTTAGCAATTGCGGCCGCGCTTTTAGCCGGCGCCAGCAAATTTAACGGCATCTATGGCAATAGAAAAGCGATCGCGTCTATCATTGTTACTTTAAAAACACCTGCCATGACATCCATTTTTGGTGTACCACCCACGGGCAGCGGCATTTCGACGGGTCAAATTTTTATCGCTATGATGCTTGTCTTCACAGGGATATTCACAGTGATCCCAAATATTTTATTGGCCGTTCGAACAACACGTGCCCAAGAAGATAAGGGTGTTACAGAAATCATTCGCGCAACAGCTGTAGGCAGGCTGGCGCCCTTCTCAGCCGCTGTTTTAGAAATAATCATTTTTAATTTGATACTGATGATTATTTCTTACCTGTCCATATGGGCTGCCAATATAACCGGTATGACCTCTGAAATGATTTCGCTTTTCTCCTTAGAGACGGTCTTAGTCGGCTTGATGTTTGGTGCAGCTGCCTTGTTGGCAGCTCAAATATTTAATAGTTCCCAAGCTGCCAATTCCGCCAGTTTTATCTTTTTCGCTATCTGCTACGCGGTCCGTATGGCGACCGATGTCAGCGCAGCCAAGTGGACTTGGTTATCCCTGTTCGGATGGGTCGAGTTAGGCAAAATAGGAACACAAAACGACCTGAAAGTTGTGTGGCTGATGCTCGCCTTAACCGTCGTATTTGCAGCACTGGCCTTCCAAATTGCTGGCCATCGTGATTTGAACGCCGCTTTAATCCAAAGTGGGCGCGGACCAGTAACTGCACCGCGTTTCTTATCCAATCTCAATCGCCTTTCCTTCTACCTTCAAAAGTACATCGCTCTAATCTGGATTTTTGCCAATGTTGCTACCGCCGCCATGTATGCATCGATCTTCCCGCAAATCAGCGATCTACTAAAAATCAATCCCAGCATCGCTCAAATTATTGGCAGTGATCAGGTCAGACAAGTCAGCAGCCAGATCCTGCTGCAGTTCATTGCCATGATCAGTTACTTCCTTATATTATTAGCGATCATCCCCGGCATCCAGATGATTGCAAAAATCAATTCCGACACGGCAAAAGGTCTTACGGAACTGGTTTACGCTAAGAAGACTTCTCGTGGCGGACTACTCCTGAGTTATGTCCTCCCCGCCTTGACCACGACCATCTTGGCTGATCTGGGTGCGGTATACACAATGGCGTTGATAGGAAACGCCTTGTTAAAACACGGTCTTCCCATTAGCCATTTCAACGAATTGGCACTTGGCCTGATGCCGGGTATTTTGACCTTCTTGGCTCTGGCACTATTCTTAATTGCTTGGCTGCCTAGAATTGTGTCAGTCTTATATGCCTACTTAGGACTGTCTTTCTTCCTGCTTTATTTTCACAACATGCTAAAACTGCCGAACTGGGTTTTGACCATCACACCATTAGGCTGGATGCGTGATTTACCAGTGAAGAATATCGACTGGCCTCTTTGGTGGCTGCAATGGATCATCATGATGATACTAGTCGTCATATCTGCTTGGGGTTTTTACCGTCGCGATCTAATTTAA
- a CDS encoding DUF2712 domain-containing protein: MRKNEGFMKNISKQYIALFVLAFSLVAGVALPTFASDNNIGFAFTIQSYQEESTTGWRYRQTKSTANPWKVGVYTSTEGNGSYYSAHLYGSQNGALASPTKNAYTGPAYPYVYSGAYSNASQQNVRMAVFNPTWTPSVFYITGAWDEETW, translated from the coding sequence TTGAGAAAAAATGAAGGCTTTATGAAAAACATAAGTAAGCAGTATATTGCATTATTTGTATTAGCTTTTTCACTGGTTGCCGGTGTCGCTTTACCGACTTTTGCGTCTGACAACAATATTGGATTTGCTTTTACAATCCAATCTTATCAGGAGGAATCAACAACAGGCTGGCGCTATAGACAAACGAAGTCCACGGCGAATCCATGGAAAGTTGGTGTGTATACTTCAACTGAAGGCAATGGCTCTTACTATTCGGCTCATTTATACGGATCGCAGAATGGAGCACTTGCTTCGCCGACCAAAAATGCCTATACCGGTCCAGCTTATCCGTATGTATATAGCGGAGCCTATTCTAACGCAAGTCAACAGAATGTCCGCATGGCAGTATTCAATCCTACTTGGACACCATCTGTATTTTATATCACTGGTGCATGGGATGAGGAGACTTGGTAA